The following are from one region of the Veillonella nakazawae genome:
- a CDS encoding putative holin-like toxin, protein MSTFKVLSLMISFGILVATIIMAAK, encoded by the coding sequence ATGAGTACATTCAAAGTGTTATCGCTCATGATTTCCTTTGGTATACTTGTAGCGACCATTATCATGGCAGCAAAGTGA